A section of the Pan paniscus chromosome 11, NHGRI_mPanPan1-v2.0_pri, whole genome shotgun sequence genome encodes:
- the LOC117978526 gene encoding LOW QUALITY PROTEIN: NUT family member 2F (The sequence of the model RefSeq protein was modified relative to this genomic sequence to represent the inferred CDS: inserted 2 bases in 1 codon), which produces MEVKGTSGRSFCCESEGQFKSCLKRRTLSVLLPSSWKGTSGSCLLARALHRMSPTPAKPGCPLPLPLCRMSGVLCSXNLFICKLSLLHLDSGGSAESGHSLGPALDFFHCGSCQTVVVSAQPEGMASNGAYPVLGPGVTVNPGTSLSVFTALPFATPAPGPAHRPPLVTAVVPPAGPLVPSAFPSTPLVAGQDGRGPSGAGASNVFVQIRTEVGPVKPPQAQTLILTQAPLVWQAPGTLCGGVMCPPPLLLAAAPGVPVTSAQVVGGTQAYEGGWSHGLPLPPPPPAAQVAPIVSPGNAGPWPQGAHGEGSLAPSQAKAPPDDSCKPKSVYENFRLWQHYKPLARRHLPQSPDTEALSCFLIPVLRSLARRKPTMTLEEGLWRAMREWQHTSNFDRMIFYEMAEKFLEFEAEEEMQIQKSQWMKGPQSLPPPAPPKLEPRGPPAPEVVKQPVYLPSKDGPKAPTACLPPPRPQRPAETKAHLPPPRPQRPAETKAHLPPPRPQRPAETKAHLPPPRPQRPAETKAHLPPPRPQRPAETKAHLPPPRPQRPAETKVPEEIPPEVVQEYVDIMEELLGSHPGDTGEPEGQREKGKVEQPQEEDGMTSDPGLLSYIDKLCSQEDFVTKVEAVIHPRFLEELLSPDPQMDFLALSQELEQEEGLTLDQLVEKRLLSSKEKRCGRAAPRHGMARLDSSPSKFAAGQEAAREVPDPQQRVSVETSPPQTAAQDPQGQGRVRTGMARSEDPAVLLGCQDSPRLKAVRPTSPPQDHRPTCPGLGTKDALGLPGESPVKESHGLAKGSSEETELPGMVYVVGSHHRLRPWRLSQSPVPSSGLLSPGGRGPQGALQSPSAQKRGLSPAPSPASKSKKRPLFGSPSPAEKTLHPGPGLRVSGEQSLAWGLGGPSQSQKRKGDPLASRRKKKRHCSQ; this is translated from the exons ATGGAAGTAAAGGGGACATCAGGTAGAAGCTTTTGCTGTGAGTCAGAAGGACAATTTAAAAGTTGCCTAAAGAGGCGCACACTGTCTGTGTTGCTGCCGTCCAGTTGGAAGGGAACCTCAGGTTCTTGCCTACTGGCCAGAGCCCTTCACAGAatgtcccccacccccgccaagcCCGGCTGCCCACTGCCCCTCCCCCTCTGCAGAATGTCTGGGGTCCTGTGTTC AAACCTGTTTATATGCAAATTATCCCTGCTCCACTTGGACTCAGGAGGATCTGCTGAGTCAGGTCACTCTCTGGGTCCTGCCCTTGACTTTTTTCATTGCGGAAGCTGCCAGACAGTGGTGGTCAGTGCCCAGCCTGAGGGGATGGCTTCAAATGGAG CATACCCAGTGCTGGGACCCGGCGTGACCGTGAACCCTGGCACCTCCCTGTCTGTGTTCACGGCTCTGCCCTTTGCCACACCCGCTCCCGGCCCAGCACACAGGCCGCCCCTCGTGACTGCAGTGGTTCCTCCAGCCGGCCCTCTGGTGCCCTCTGCCTTCCCCAGCACCCCTCTAGTGGCAGGACAGGATGGCCGCGGCCCGAGTGGGGCCGGGGCTTCCAACGTCTTTGTCCAGATAAGGACAGAAGTGGGGCCTGTGAAGCCCCCTCAGGCACAGACCTTGATCCTAACTCAGGCCCCCCTCGTCTGGCAGGCTCCAGGCACCCTCTGTGGAGGTGTCATGTGTCCACCTCCCCTACTCCTGGCAGCTGCTCCTGGGGTGCCCGTTACATCTGCCCAGGTGGTTGGGGGCACCCAGGCCTATGAGGGAGGCTGGTCCCATGGCCTTCctcttccaccaccaccaccggcTGCCCAGGTGGCCCCCATCGTGTCCCCAGGGAACGCTGGGCCATGGCCACAAGGGGCTCATGGAGAGGGCAGCCTGGCTCCCTCCCAGGCCAAGGCCCCGCCGGACGACTCCTGTAAACCCAAGAGTGTCTATGAGAACTTCCGACTCTGGCAGCACTACAAGCCCCTGGCCCGGAGGCACCTTCCCCAGAGTCCTGACACTGAAGCGCTTTCCTGCTTCCTCAT CCCAGTTCTCCGATCCCTGGCCCGGCGGAAGCCCACCATGACGCTGGAGGAGGGACTGTGGCGGGCCATGCGGGAATGGCAGCACACGAGCAACTTTGACCGGATGATCTTCTACGAGATGGCGGAAAA gttcctggagtttgaggctgaggaggagatgCAGATTCAGAAATCGCAGTGGATGAAGGGGCCCCAGAGCCTGCCTCCTCCAGCCCCGCCGAAGCTTGAACCTCGAGGACCCCCTGCCCCTGAGGTGGTCAAGCAGCCAG tgTACCTTCCCAGCAAGGATGGCCCCAAGGCCCCGACTGCCTGCCTGCCACCACCCAGGCCCCAGAGGCCAGCGGAGACCAAGGCCCACCTGCCACCACCCAGGCCCCAGAGGCCAGCGGAGACCAAGGCCCACCTGCCACCACCCAGGCCCCAGAGGCCAGCGGAGACCAAGGCCCACCTGCCACCACCCAGGCCCCAGAGGCCAGCGGAGACCAAGGCCCACCTGCCACCACCCAGGCCCCAGAGGCCAGCGGAGACCAAGGCCCACCTGCCACCACCCAGGCCCCAGAGGCCAGCGGAGACCAAGGTCCCTGAGGAGATCCCCCCTGAAGTGGTGCAGGAGTATGTGGACATCATGGAGGAGCTGCTGGGGTCTCACCCTGGGGACACAGGGGAGCCTGAGGGACAACGGGAAAAGGGCAAAGTGGAGCAGCCGCAGGAAGAGGACGGGATGACCTCAGACCCAGGCCTCCTGAGCTACATTGACAAGCTGTGTTCCCAGGAAGACTTTGTCACCAAG GTGGAGGCCGTCATTCACCCCCGATTCCTGGAAGAATTGCTTTCCCCAGATCCACAGATGGATTTCTTGGCCCTAAGCCAggagctggagcaggaggaaggactCACCCTTGACCAG CTAGTGGAGAAGCGCCTCCTGTCCTCGAAGGAGAAACGGTGCGGGAGGGCAGCCCCTCGACATGGCATGGCCCGGTTGGACTCAAGTCCTTCTAAGTTTGCAGCCGGCCAAGAAGCAGCGAGagaggtccctgacccccaacaAAGGGTCAGCGTGGAAACCTCCCCACCCCAGACGGCTGCCCAGGACCCTCAGGGACAGGGCAGAGTGCGCACTGGCATGGCCAGGTCCGAAGACCCTGCTGTGCTTTTGGGATGTCAGGATTCCCCCAGGCTGAAGGCTGTCCGGCCAACCTCTCCTCCCCAGGACCACAGACCCACCTGCCCCGGCCTGGGGACCAAGGATGCCTTGGGTCTCCCTGGAGAGTCTCCTGTCAAGGAGTCACACGGGCTGGCTAAGGGGTCAAGTGAGGAGACGGAACTCCCTGGCATGGTCTATGTCGTGGGTTCCCACCACAGGCTGAGGCCCTGGAGGCTGTCCCAGAGCCCTGTCCCTTCCTCGGGCCTTCTCAGCCCAGGAGGGCGAGGACCCCAGGGAGCTCTTCAGTCTCCATCTGCTCAGAAAAGAGGCCTCAGCCCAGCACCCTCTCCTGCCAGTAAGTCCAAGAAGCGACCTCTCTTTGGAAGCCCATCCCCTGCTGAAAAGACACTGCACCCAGGGCCTGGGCTCAGGGTCTCTGGGGAGCAATCCCTGGCTTGGGGGCTGGGTGGCCCCTCACAGTCTCAAAAGAGAAAGGGTGACCCCTTGGCCTCCAGGAGGAAGAAGAAGCGGCACTGTAGCCAGTAG